A region of the Callithrix jacchus isolate 240 chromosome 5, calJac240_pri, whole genome shotgun sequence genome:
ACTCCCCTTCCCCCAAATGCTCAGACATGCATTCTAGCCCTACATCTTCCCCACACACATCCACCGCTGCGTTCACACATCTTCGTGGAACTGAGAAAGCATGCTGTGGAGTCAGGCTGAGTGCAAATCCAGCTCTCCCACTGCTGTGCCTGGAGCAAGCTTTACAATCAGCCAAAGCTTTGGTGTCCTCATCGCTAAAATGAAGATAAGAGATTGGCTAAGGGCAGCTCCTGTGGCTCTGCCTGCTGCAGATCTCAGCTAGCTGAGGGCTGGCCCCAGTCTGGGTGACCTGGGGGTTCCAGGTGGGGATTGTGTCATGGGTCTCAGGGCTGCATGTCTTCGTGCTGCAGGTACAGGGGCCCGTGCTGGTTGAGGACACCTGTCTGTGCTTCAATGCCCTCGGAGGGCTCCCCGGCCCCTACATGTAAGTGTTCACCTCCACCCCCTTACAGGGCCCCAGGCCCAAAATCACTAGAACTGCAAAATGAGTAGATACCTGATACTGCAGGTCATTCACTGTCTTGGCATCAATAGCCTTTCACATTGTCTAGAGGAAAGATGGCATAGGAGAAGcatgtctttcttttgtaaagtgtgaGAATGCAACCATGTAAGTGGAGATAGTAAAGGGGACCCACCCATTGAGAAGTACATTCATAGGTAGATTAATTTCCGTAAAGAGAAAACAAGGAAGTTGGAATGTaaaacttgatttcttttttttttttttttgatacagtctctctgttacccaggctagagtgcaggcgtgatcatggctcactgcagtctccacctcctaggctcaggtgatcatcccacttcagcctcctgggtagctgggactacaggtgcacgtcatCACACCagttgttttttgtatttatttacttttggtgtgtgagacagggtctcagtctgtcgctgaggcaggagtgcagtggtgcgatcgcaGCTCACTCCCTGGGCtcactccctgcctcagcctcccgagtagctgggactacaggcacgtgcccagctagttttgtattttttgtagagatgggatttgccatattgcccaggtatttctcaaactcctgagcttaagcgatccacctaccttagcttcccaaagtactgggacctCACCTGGCCCTTGGAggcattctttttcatttccccTTGGCTGTCAATAAGGAACAGCCTGGAAAAGGTGGTAAGAAGATCCAGCTGCTCCTGGTGTCTGACTCTCCTTTATTTCTCTTGTAGAAAGTGGTTTCTGGAGAAGTTAAAGCCTGAAGGTATTATCTGCTTTGTTTCTTCCGTGGATCTGTTGGGAATGAGAATATGCGCTTGGTGTAGGGGAGGGACCCCAATTAGTATTCAGGAGTCTCAGATTCTAGCTCCCACCATAGAGcctccacctcagtttccccatctagcACCTGCAGCTCACACTTACCCTGAACTCCAGAGAACACCGCATAAGGGAGGGATGGTGGGAGCTGTAGGGTTGAGGGACAGAGGGGCTATAGTTAATTTTGGGTTTCAAGAGGGACTTGGCCTTCATGACTCCCTTAGCTAGGGCCTGCCCTGGGAGTTGGAGGACTGCCCCTGGTCCCCAGCAGTGCATATCCTTTCACCCACAGCTGCAGGCCAAAATGTTCCCTCTTTattgtgcattcattcatttatttagagatggagtctcacttgtcacccaggctggagtgcagtggcacaatcttagctcactgccacctccacctcccgggttcaagcagtccttctgcctcagcctcccaggtagctgggattacaggcatgcaccaccacactagctattttttgtatttttagtagagatggggttttgccatgttggccaggctggtctcaaactcctgacctcaggtgatctgtccacctcccaaagtgctgggattacaggtgtgagccaccactcccagcctattttatttctttgagacagtgtccccctctgttgcccaggctggagtacaatggcgcagtctcagctcactgcagcctctgcctcctgagttcaagtgattcccctgcctcagcctcccgagtagctgggattgcaggtgcccaccaccaggcctggctaattcatgtatttttctttttttctttctttctttcttttttttttttttttttttgagccacagcacctgtttttttaatttttatttttattcgtttttaatttttttgggagacagggtctcccagtgttgcccaggctggagtgcagtggctcaatctcagctcactgcccaccttccaagctcaagcaatcctcccacctcagcctcctgagtagctgggactacaggtgtaagcccccatgcccagctaatttttgtattttttgttgagatgagctctcgctatgttgcccaggctggtctcaaaactcctgagctcaagggacctatccaccttggcctcccaaagtgttgggattacaggtataagccaccacgcccaaccgctgtatttcttttttcttttctttctttttttttttttttgagactgatattctctctctgtcacccaggctggagagcagtgatgccatcttggctcactgcaacctctgcctcccaggttcaagcaattcttctgcctcagtctccggagtagctgggactacaggcatatgccaccatgcctggctaatttttgtattattagtagagatagggtttcatcatattggctggactagtctcaaactcctgacctcatgatccacctgcctcggcctcccagtgtgttgggattataggtgtgagccaccaccccctgcCAGCCACTGTTTttctaaaagatgaaaaatttagggccgggcatggtggctcacccctgtaatcccagcaatttgggaggctgagacgggtagattacctgaggttgggagtttgagaccagcctgaccaacatggagaaatcctgtctctactaaaaacataaaattagccgggtgtggtggcgcatgcctatagtcccagctactagggagagtaaggcaggagaatcatttgaactcgagAGGcgaaagttgtagtgagccaagattccaccactggactccagcctgagcgacagagtgagactctgcctcaaaataaaaagaaaaagaaagaaaagaaaagtgaaaaatttttGCATTGGCTAGTTTTCTGACTTTAAACAAAGCCTTGTGTCAGCCTGCGCCGGGGGAAGCGAAGATGCCCAGAGACTTCCATTTCAAACCTAGTCCCACTGCCTGGGGTTCTGCTGCCCTGTTACTACTGCAACTGAGACCTAATTTCCCCTTATAGGagttcctccctccccacccttggTGGGCTTCtggggagtgggagtgggagctGGCCAGCAAAGAAGCACTGAGCCCTTACTGTACCCACCCACAGGTCTCCACCAGCTCCTGGCCGGGTTCGAGGACAAGTCAGCCTACGCGCTCTGCACATTTGCACTCAGCACAGGGGACCCGAACCAGCCTGTGCGTCTGTTCAGGGGCCGGACCTTGGTGCGTACCCACCTTGATGTAGTTCCTGCCGCATGCCACCAGAGGGCACCGCGACCCGAGGTGGCTGCTCAGAGTCTGCAGGAAGTTGGTGGGAAGGGCGCCCTGGGGCCAGAGATGGTTATCCGTGCCTTTCTGAGAGGCTCCCCGGGGCGGCACAGGTAGAAGTGCTGTCAGTCCTAGAAGAGTGGTGGAAAGGGTGCCCTGGGGCCAGAGTACCTAACGCCTTGCTGAGGGGCGCCCCTGGGCAGGACAATGAAAAGTGTCCTCAATTCTGAAACCTGTTTTACCCCTGAGGCCTGATAGACTCAAAAGTGCAAACTGAAGGTGACAACTCccaaagctattttttttctatttttccttttttttgtattgctttgttgttgttggtaaGAAGCCACACTTGGATAAAAGCTACATCTGTAGTCCAGACTTCTCCAAGCTCAGATCTCCTTATCCAGCTGCCAGGGTGCTTGACTGTCTCTGCCTTTTCAGCTTTTCATGTTCATGTATAAtagattctgaattcttttttatttattttttgagacagagtcttgctctgttgtccaggttggggtgcagtagcatcatctcaactcactgcaacctctgcctccagggttcaagcataGAATCTTAATTCTTAGCCAGGTTTGGTTaattacccctgtaatcccagcactttgggaggcctaggtgggaggctttcttgagcccaggtgttcaagatcagcctgggcaccataacgagactccatcttttaaaaaaaattaaaagtgaggccaagcacagtggctcacacatgtaatcccagcactttgcgaagccaaggcaggaggattgcctgaggccaggagtttgagaccagtctgggtaacatagccacaacctgtctcaaaaaaaaaaaaaattttggctgtgtgcagtggttcatgcctgtgggcagatcacctgaggtcggcagttcaagaccagcctgaccaacatggagaaaccccttctctactaaaaatacaaaattagctgggcatggtggcatgttcctgtaatcccagccactctggaggctgaggcaggacagtcacttgaacccaggaggcagaggctgtggtgagctgggatcacgctattgtactccagcctgggtgacaagagcaaaactgtctaaaaaaactgaaaattaaaacttagccgggcatggtggcgcacacctgtagtcctagctacctgggaggctgaggtgacaggatcacctaaacccaggaatttgagggtacagtgaactatgatcgaaCTCCTGCACACCAGCCAtggagtgacagaatgagacccagtctcaaaaaagaaaaaaacaaaatccttaatTTTTGCCCAAACTCATTCCTTCTGTGAGATGCATGTGCAGAAGCGTGTCTTCTGCCACTCCACTCCTGCCATTCCTCTTGTTCAGGAGAAAGTCCAGAGATTCCACTGTGTGCTCTTCACAGATGGCTTACCTTGTCTGCTCAAactttttggtggtggtggtaatggtaaaaaaaaaaaaaattactatcgtaatctttcttttttttcttgatactAGCTGgatataggtttttgtttttgtttttaaagagacagtgttttactttgtcacccagcctggagggaggtggcacaatcatagctcactgactccttgaactcctgggctcaagggatcctctgcctcagccacctgagtagctgagactataggcacatgccactgcacctggctaattaattttattttttgtagaaattcagtcttgccatcttgcccaggctggtcttgaactcctgggctcaagtgatccactcaccttggactcccaaagtgctgggattgcaaggcatgagccaccacacccagccataatattgattgattgattgattgagactgAGTCCCTCTctttcccaggcttgagtgcagtggcatgatctcggctctctgcaaccttgacctcccacattcaagctattcttttgtgtcggcctcccgaagtagctgggattacaggtgcgtaccaccacacccagctcatttttgtattttagtagagatggggtttcaccatgttggccaggctgttattgaactcctgacctcgagtaatctgcctgccttggcctcccgaagtgctgggattactggcgtgagccactgcacctggccaatttttattttttaaattgaggtggagtcttgctgtattgcccaggctggtctcattgTTATGTAGCATATCTctagaagttttttattttgtaaaactgaaactctacccCATTGAACAactccctttccccttctccaGACCCTTagcaaccactgttctacttACTAAGAGACTACTTTAGATACCtcgtgtaagtggaatcataaggTATGAATCTTTTTGTTACTAGTTCATTTCATTTAGCTtagtgctttttgtttgtttgtttttgagatggagtcttgctctgttgcctaggctgaagtgcagtggtgcaatctcagctcactgcaacctctgcctcccgggttcaagtgattcttctgcctcagcacctgtagctgggattacaggtgcgcactccatcggctaatttttgtatttttagtagagatggtgtttcaccatattggccaggctagtcttgaactcctgacctcgtgatctgcctgcctcagcctcccagcgtgctgggattacaggcgtgagccactgtgcccggccatcataatgttttaaggttcatctgtgttgtagcatgtgacagaATTTTCTATGACTTAAGGGTGAATAATATTCC
Encoded here:
- the ITPA gene encoding inosine triphosphate pyrophosphatase isoform X7, which codes for MAASLVGKKIVFVTGNAKKLEEVIQILGDKFPCTLVAQKIDLPEYQGEPDEISIQKCQEAARQVQGPVLVEDTCLCFNALGGLPGPYIKWFLEKLKPEGLHQLLAGFEDKSAYALCTFALSTGDPNQPVRLFRGRTLA
- the ITPA gene encoding inosine triphosphate pyrophosphatase isoform X5, which gives rise to MRFPYRNVRRQLARYRGPCWLRTPVCASMPSEGSPAPTFSLLPRLECRRDHGSLQSPPPRLRKWFLEKLKPEGLHQLLAGFEDKSAYALCTFALSTGDPNQPVRLFRGRTLGQIVAPRGCRDFGWDPCFQPDGYEQTYAEMPKAEKNAISHRFRALLELQEYFGSVTSVAGGGASGRGSGEG